In Oryzias melastigma strain HK-1 unplaced genomic scaffold, ASM292280v2 sc05889, whole genome shotgun sequence, a single window of DNA contains:
- the LOC112141197 gene encoding transmembrane protein 79 — MIPIVLGVLVKGVARLRHCALKPLYLDGQVDREVRVHGHFVSESLALFLFYFLQLGVLATYVSQDLVKLVPLLTIVFVFGRIYNWNSSGVRSMRVLSELRKLLQL, encoded by the exons ATGATTCCCATCGTCCTCG GCGTGCTGGTGAAGGGCGTGGCCCGGCTGAGGCACTGCGCCCTGAAGCCGCTCTACCTGGACGGTCAGGTGGACAGAGAAGTGAGGGTGCACGGGCACTTCGTCAGCGAGTCGCTGGCCCTCTTCCTCTTCTACTTCCTGCAGCTGGGCGTCCTGGCGACGTACGTCAGCCAGGATCTGGTGAAGCTGGTGCCACTGCTGACCATCGTCTTTGTGTTCGGCAG AATCTATAACTGGAATTCCTCCGGTGTTCGGTCCATGAGAGTTCTGTCAGAACTCCGGAAGCTTCTCCAGCTGTAG